catggttttcacagtcacacagtcacattgcaaaagctctgtctttatacaaccatcttcaagaagcatggctgtTGGAACataggtctacattttcaggcacttccctccagcctctctgctacactgaactgaaaaggtgatatctatttaatgcataagaataacctccaggataacgtctcagctctgtttggaatctctcaggcactgatgctttattttgtctcatttctctctgcccagTCGAGAgtattttctcaatcccttgatgctgagtcccagctcattctaggatttctgtcccattgccacgaaggtccacactcctggggtcatgtcccatgtagagaggggagggcaatgagttgtgttgtgttggctgagagagagagaggccacatctgagcaacaaaagaggttctcttgggggtgactcttaggcctaattttaagtaggcttaacctgttgtttgtggggttaagttttgttCTACAGGCAAAAAATACATGATCTtcaagaagagattttaaaattgatatttgtTGAGTAGGTCAAATCATAGAATGATTTCTCAATTCTGTCAGTGTACCTTGTTACTGACAAAGGTTTTATATTGCAAAGATATTCAGAAGTTGTAATATACAAAATGGAATGCCCTGCATGATATTAAACTTTGATAAAGATGTTAAGCTGTTCTGAGCTGTACCTGTTAATTCAGTTAGAAGCTAGTTCAGGGAGGAGTTGCAGATTGGAACATAAGACCTCTGAGAAGATACCAAGGGAATTCACAAATGATTGATTTGAAGAAAGGGAGTCTGAAAATTACATTATCAATCTTTTATATATAATGCTTAATTATATGTAGGCCTCCAGTGTTGTCAGCATTTCTCAAGTGTGAGTGtgcatttacacacacacacacacacacacacacacacccctatatACCTAAACACTCATAAAGGTGTGCTCTTTAGAATTTGGGTAAGGCAGATGTTTCCCAGAACCAAATCTATTGGCAGCAGGTTTGAAATCTGGAAGGCTTTTGGGCATGTTTAGTAGTACTAATATCAGTTATGTGTGTTATATCTGAAGTCTATCTTGGCTCATTTCTCAGGGAGCTCTCATGAGTACCTTGGCTGATGACACCTTACATTTGTGGAATTTACGTCAAAAGAGATCTGCCATACTCCATTCACTTAAATTTTGCAGAGAAAGGTAAGAATTGCCTTGGTTATCCTCttctattttgaaatgtattttctttgagttttatGCTTTGATTTTGCTTTGCAAGGTAAGGACTTGATGTGCAATATAACAAATAATTCAAAACTCCAGAGGATTTTCAGTAAAAAGCaagtttccttccttttcaaacCCATCTTCTGCTCTAGAGGcaatcaaataaatttattttgtgtcCTTTTAGAAACACTCAAGCAAAAAATCTCTGCATATTattccccctttttctttttttgtacaaaAAGAACGTTCTGTTTCTCGAATTCACCACTTAATATATGTGATAGATTGATTGATATTGGCACATTTGAAACTTCCATGATCATTTAAAAACTTACTGGTATTCCATTCTGTAGAAGTGCCATAAATTACTCATTCACCCCATCAGTGGTATTTTCCCATGTTTTATCGTCCTCTTAaggtttcatttttttgtgtatCATTTTTTGATCTTTCTGGACTCATTTTAGCATGAAGGAAGAGTGAGGATGCAGACACCATTGCTTCAGCCTGGGAGATGCATTTATTATGATAAAAACTATATGCTTCCCACTCTGCCTTTGAATTTCTAAAGTTGATTTGTTTGCCTCAAGAACTACTTGCTTTCCagctcattatttctttattaaagtatagaattatcatggAAACTCTCTGATAATACAGTTGGAATAAGGGACCAGGAGAGCTCTCCACTGGAGGTGGGAAAAGGGGCTACAAAAAGTTTTCCCCTAGACCTGGGGGAAAGGCCGAGGGGCCTGTTCCAATagagctgggggaggggccgAGGGTGCTGCTTCagtggagctggggtgggggccaTGGGGCTTACTCCAgtggagctgggggaggggaaacAGGACCTGCTCAGTAACAGtaagatgtttttatttatttatttatttatttatttatttatttaaatgttttaaacacagttttattgacatataatcatccaaagtgtacagtcagtggttcacagtattgtcatacattcatcaccacaatcagtttttgaacatttgtattactccaaaatgaaatttaattgtaATAACATATTCTATGTATTCTGTATAACCCAGTATATCTAAggcattatcatttcaatatgtaatcaatataaaattatgaacaagatactttgcattatttattttgtacaatATCTTCAAATTTTGTTGCATGTGTTACCCTTACAGTACAAATCAGTTTGGACCAGCCCCATTTCAAATCCCCAGTGGCCATACATGACTGGTGGCTACCACATTTTAcagcacaattttaaaatatttgctttctccCTTCATTAATAACCTAGGTTATCCTATCTTTGGTGTTCCAACTGTTCTGTCTGATATTCCTGCCCTCCGGATTCGTTGTATCAGTGATAGGACTAATTATGGTGAAGAGGGCAATGCTTACTCATTACTGCATCCTACCGTCTTCAACCAGAAAGGAGTATTTGAAAGAGACTTCTTCAAGACCAGATCAGAGGAAGAGGTACagtttattatttgaaaagagttgaaagaaatatttacttCACCCAAACGcacaaaaattgaaatatttatttatcaatgACTAGAATTTTAGGCTTTGCAAAActtgagctgtttttttttacagatgTCATCGGGACTGCGAAAATATAGCATTCTTGTTGAACACTGTTCAATTTGGTGTGAGATTTTGGTACAATTCTTGAAGTACAATTTATTCTATGGtagaaaggatatttcatgtcaTATTCTCAATATGGCATATGTGTGAAAAGGAAAACGTTTTCCTGGACATTATTCTAAGTTAAGAAAAGGAAAGTGGTCTGATCCCTTCCTAATATAATATCCTTATGATTTTGGACCTCAGAAACCAAAAAGTCAGCATGAGGAAGGCTACTTTCCCACCCTCTCTATGTACTGTTACCATATGTCTTAGATTATCTGGAACAAGCACTGACTTAAAATATTATGACCTATTCTCACACCATGTCTTCTTTGTTTTGACTCAGAAAACATGATCCCAGTATTCCCAGTGACCACTAGGAGCCACCAGCTAGGTCAGCACTGGCATGCTGACGGCCAAAGATTAATAGCAGTGCTTGGTCAGAGCAGCCATGGAAAGCATGAAAAGCAACTGCTTTGTCAGAACCTTTATATCAATAGCTAGAAATGATATGCAGAGGTTGCAGATGTGGTTCAAGTCAGTCTTGGACCTTAATGGCTTGAAATCTTACTATATACTAACCTAATTAGTATCAGGTTCATTCCACACTTTATTCCAGCTGAgacaggagaagggaaggggaaactCAGAGGCTGATGCTTGCtggctgcccacccacccccgccccccccaaaagaaactcaGTATCCTTCCCAGGGTATCAGAGAAGAGACACCCTAGACTGTATTTACACTTCCCTTCGTCACTCTAAAGGCTTAAGAAATAGAACTGCAtttccaaaagaaacaaaaatttcctGCTTGTTTCATGATGCCTAAAATTCTTTTAACTGGAAGTCTTCCTTTATCTTACAAATCTAGATTAAAAAGTAAGAAGTCGAAGGCCAGGTTGGGTGATGATGCTAACTGTAAATGGGTGGGTTTCAGTTAAAGTAGTAGCTAATAAACCCCTGGTGAGACTCTGTGACAGGAGGCTGAACCGGGGGGGCGTGCCTCCTGAGGACTGAGAAAGCAGGTGGGGAAGGTCTGGGATGCTAAAGACTGACGTGGACCACTTGATGAGTTCACAGTGGGAAGCAGTCTCTACCTACCTCTGCGTGGGGAAAACATAGAAGCTATGCACAGGGGTATTGAGGTGTTTTTGATGTATAGCTGCAGTTGCTGACgttctgcttctctgaatttcaggtGTATTTGCCTACAATGCTAATTTTCCACAAGGGTGCATCATTTCTAGTAGACCTTTTAATTCTTGTTGAAGTTCTATTCAGTGGCTGTATTCTGCAactattctgtttctttgtctttcctgTTCATTGTCTAACCTTTCTTTTCGTTTTCCTCCTTGATTTGCTCTGTGTGCTTCATAggaaatgattttccttttttttttaattttatgtttttaaataccaaaaaataccaagccaatgcaaacattcctattttgatcattctgttctaaatatataatcagtaactcacaatatcatcacataattgcatattcatcatcatgatcatttcttgaaacatttcatctattcagaaaaagaaataaaatgaaaacagaaacaaaatttataatgccataccccttacccctccccttcattgatcactagcatttcaaactagacttattttaacatttattccccctgttatttatttttattccatatgttctactcctctgttgacaaggtagataaaaggagcatcagacataaggttttcataatgacacagtcacattgtgaaagctatatcattatacaatcatcttcaagaaccatggctactggaacacagctctacattttcaggcagttccctccagcctctccattacatcttgaataacaaggtgatatctacttaatgcgtaagaataacctccaggataacctctcaactctgtttggagtctctcagccattgacactttgtctcatttcactcttcccccttttggtcgagaaggttttctcaatcccttgatgctgagtctcatctcattctagggtttttctcaattccgtgatgctgagtctcagctcattctaggatttctgttccacattgccagaaggtccacacccctgggagtcatgtcccacgtagacagggggagggtggtgagtttgcttgttgtgttggctggagagagagaggccacatctgagcaacagaagaggttttcgtgggggtgactcttaggcctaattttaagtaggcatgacttatcctttgtggggttaagtttcatatgaacaaacccccaaactagtggctcagcctgtagctttggttatccagactgcttgtgagaatatcaagaattcaacttggggaagttgaattttcccccgttctcaccattccccaaagtggacgttccaaatacttttttattcactgttcaaatgacttgggatttatcagggcatcactctggactaaccaacaaaatctcctgtccttctcaaggttccatgtacttatggtgttcaattaagctgtctacataagttatattaggaaatgcagtagtcaaagtataagttttgtaccaaatgaacatttttttttgctttagtctcacacataatttgaaatttttaaatattaattaccttctattttcagcaccctgcagtaatgacattcctttgttcttcctcatgcagaaacagtttaaaaatttgtacatgtagtcactatcattatacattctagacattcctagattataccacctcaatctttattgtctatctttctttctcatttcatttgtgcccccagctctcctccctctattattcccacattcggcttcattcattcataattatgttttaacattattatattacacttaggtagtattgtactgtccatttctgagtttttacattcagtcctgttgcacaatctgtgtcctttcagctccaattacccaatttctctctcctgatggtctcttttgCCAACCAAATTCTCCAAGTTTTTTCAggaatgtcagttcatatcagtgagaccatacaatagttgtccttttgt
This genomic stretch from Tamandua tetradactyla isolate mTamTet1 chromosome 12, mTamTet1.pri, whole genome shotgun sequence harbors:
- the LOC143651837 gene encoding mitogen-activated protein kinase kinase kinase 9-like isoform X3 — protein: MTPYICGIYVKRDLPYSIHLNFAEKGYPIFGVPTVLSDIPALRIRCISDRTNYGEEGNAYSLLHPTVFNQKGVFERDFFKTRSEEEELRTWEEELTWAALQQKNLEELLRCREQELAEWEIDILEWELNIILHQLCQEKPRLKKRMGKFRKSRLKLKNGNHISLPSAHLG